The Lolium rigidum isolate FL_2022 chromosome 2, APGP_CSIRO_Lrig_0.1, whole genome shotgun sequence genomic interval AGACGTCcgttaaaaagaaagaaaaataactaCTTAATCTAGGTAGCTAGAACATGGTGCCAACTAGCAACATAGAATACTGGATGTCTTATAATGTGAAGATTAAACGTATCAGTATACTGACACCTGCATTGCTACACTGGCACCGGCCGTTGCATAGATCCAGTCGCTGAGAGAAAATCAACCGGTCGTTGCACAAATCCAATCGCTGAGAGAAAATCAACGAAGTTGCAAGCAAATAAATCAAGCATTTCGATCTAAAAAGCCACGGCAATGGCATCCGTTCCATGCATGCAAATCGATGCCGTGAGCAAGTAGAAATAGACTGAATGGGTATGTTTAATTATATACTTATTTAATTCACACAAAAAAACTTATTTTGGttgaccattaagatttatactgCTTTGTCTACGGTAATTTGGATGGAAAATAAGAACCATGTCTGCGTGCATGTATAAACCTAATATGCTTAAGTTTTCTCATAACCAGTAACTTGGAAACAAAAGAAAAGTGTGGTACAATTTCTAAAATAGAATAGCTTGTGCTTCTATAGATCCCTAAAACTGAAACGTTTTACTGAGAGAAACACAAGAATGGCTAAGATTAAACGATATCTATTCGGAATTAGGGGTATGACGGATGAAAATAAACGATGCCACGATACCCTTTCGGGGTTTACACTGTTTTGATATTCGGGAGTCCATGGAAGCACAAACCAAAAGAATAATGGTGCTATCAATTTTGCAACTACTATGAAAATTTTGAACCTAAAATGTATGGTTAATCCTTGGAGGTGAACACTCCAAATAAACCTTATACCTTCTTTTACGAAtaataaatattatacccttaaaAGAGGGTGCACAATAATTACATTTTATAGGGTTTATAAATATATTCTAATGTATTGAATGCTTAAAGTGATGTTTCATTGTACATGGCTGCCGCCCAAAGTTATGGATCAATTAGGAGAACCAGACTGCTTATAAATTAAGGAAAACTGATTATGATACAATAAATGAAAATTTTCACCATATGTTTTCCCACCGACCAATAAGATTTTTTTATTCATTTTGCTAACAACTTTGTGTTCTACCATTAAAAACTTATCAAATGTGACCAAATTACCATGAGTTGTTGTGTGTTCAACCGTTATTTTATCCATTTAAATGACTTTCTCATACATGTTCATAACAAATCGTAGttatagtaataaagcacatatgATAAACCAAAGATATAGAGAATTGTTGTAGAAAACTCGTAGttatagtaataaagcacatatgATAAACCAAAGATATAGAGAATTGTTGTAGAAAactcaagatagacaaaaatattCGACCGACTAACCACTACCGTTACTTTTTGATAAGCTAttgtttttttgaaaggaatacggtaggggaagcccctacagtggtttttttaaataataagaacctaaTTCTGCGTCCGTGGGGATTTGAACccgggtggctgggttgtacatccacttccctaaccgaaTGACCTAGGCTCACTTCTTTTTTGATAACCTATTGCTCTCGGCAAACTTACTACAACCATACACGAACCTATATATTTTGTTAATTGCGAATAACATTAACCTTAGTAATTATACATAAACGACATTACTTCAAAAATTATGATGCACGCAGTAAGATATAAGTTTTGTTAAGTGTAAATCGGTCATAAATTTATGAGTGTACTCTGAGATTTAAACTTAGGTGGAGTAATATGAAAAAAAATCTTTATCTTATCTTGCAATATAGATTTAATTCTATGTACTCAGCAAATATCACCACATATAAAAGTCACATAATGATGACTACAGAACCATGTAATTCTACTGTTTCTGTACGATAGAAAAATATAGGAATACTCAGGGCTTGCCCTCGCACTTgcgagggccaccatgctagttcctataaacggaggtagtatatactACCATAAACATAAACCGTATGCGTAAAAGTAAACATGGTACTTGCTCCGTCTAGGTTTTTGTAAGCCCCCCTCAGTCTTCTAAAACTTCTTTTGATTACCTAATAATAGTATGCTTTTGGTGGTATATAAGTATATAACTCTTTTGACTAGATGATTGAGCAGTCCTTAGGAGCCCGAACAGGGGGAGTACTTTCTTTACACTTTTAAGAGGAATTAGGCAAAATGATACACTTTTTTCTTCTTCCATTGCCCATCATGGAAACGAATCGAGCAAAGATTCCTGACACCAGGTATTCAACATGTGGACGCAGCAGAATTAGCACGCTAAACAACAAGCGGTTCTCTGATGCACGTTATTGAAAGAATGATTCAACAAAAGAAAAGTCTGCACAGCAACATTTACTTTCTTCACTCCTCCTCTGCACCAGCAATGCTCTTCTTGAGTGACTCCACGTCGTCGGCCAACTGTTTCCTGCTTTCCTGCAATTGAATTTCATGCGAGGCACATGTTAACAAGGTTACTAATACTACACTCCCAGCTGTTAAGTGATGAACCCATACGAGTACTATGAGTACCTTGAAGAGGAGGTAGCGGTACACGAACCATCCGGTGTAGCCGAGCCCGACAAGCTCCATGATCTTGGGAAGCTGCAGAAACCACACAAACGTTAGCGTGTCACTGCTCACAACTCAGTCTCAGTGAGGCGAATGATCCAAGACGTGTATGGCCAGACGTACCAGAGGCAGGGAGTTGACGGCGCCTACGACGACGGAGGAAAACCAGAGGCCGACGATGGCGCCGCCGGCGTAGGTGAGGACGGTGGACTTGTTCTCAACGGCGTCCCACTGCCATTATCAAGCACGCACCGTCAGTCAAAGTTGAGTTTATTTCACTCGCGAGATGCTGCCCTCTCTGGTGCCATGACCTCTGTACCTTGGCTTTCAGGTCGTCGACGAGCTCGTCGCCGCTGGCGGCGGAAGCCGAGGTGTCGTCGGAGGAGGCCTTCACCCGGAGCACAGAAAGCCGTGGCGCGTCTGATCAACATCGCAGCATGTAGCAACTGTTAGGGCAGCTGCATGCGTACGTACAAAAACAACATGATTTCTGCAGAATGTACATGTGAGAGCGCGCGCACCTTGGAGACGAAGAGGCGAGAAGCCACGCCGTAGGATCAGGACGGAGGATGGCGCGGCGGCCGCGACGGCGGGGAGGCGGGGTCCTGCTCCACCCAGAAGCGCCGTGGAGTACGCGGTGGCAGCCATTGTTCAGTCGTTCGGTACGCTCCTGTAGTCTCCGGTCCTCTCTTCTTCTGGTGTCCTCGGCCTTTCCagccgctccgcgtccattgcaccCCTCCTATTTGTTGCTTGTGCGTGGGGATCGACCACATGGCAGGACGGTAGGCTCTAATTGGCTGCCTTCCTATCTTAAAAATCTGTCACTGGCCTCACAGTGTTCGGTTGGCAATGAGGTCTCAATTCTCACCCTCGTGTCGGTTTGGTGCTGCTTCTGGCCTACGGAGTAGTACTAATAATACGTCAAAGCGATTCGTACAGGACTTTTGTATTTTTGGAGAGGTACTCGATCTACCGTCGCTGTCAGCCTGTAACCGACGCTATGGGTGCCGTGCCGTTGCTGTTCTCAGGGCATGGgcagcccagcccaaagcccGGCCCAAAGCCCGACCCAAAATTCCTATGACTGGGTCTGAATATGTTGGCCTGATGGCCGGCCCCGGTTTGGTAGTGCAAAAAGGCGGCACCAAGGAAGTGGCCTGGCCTGCCAGGATTTCATGCTTTTTGGCTGGTCCAGGTTTGGGCCTAGTTGTTGAGAATCGGCATTTTTTCGGCTCGATGTTGAGAAAAGAGATCTGCTGATGCCCATGCTGAAGCTGATATTGATGTCGAGGCCTCCGATGCCGATGACACCGCCATTCGACCAACGATCTCTTTCAAGATCATGTTGTGGTAGTACATATGCGCCACATTCACCTAGGGGTCCATTTCCGATGTATCGGCGCTCAAGATCATGAAATCCTCCTTCCTTTTCTTCATGGCGACTCTCTCCTTCTCGATCCTGAACTTCTCTTCTCGCTTCCACAAACAAGGCATTCCATCTTTCATCGCTCTTCTCGCTGTGGATGATAGCAAGTTTGCCGAGGCATCGGTGAGACACTTGTCAATCGACGCTTGGACCCTTTTAGTCAATCGTGCAAGCTTAGCCTtcttgttgccgatagggcgaCCCGTCGAGGTTCCCAGTGGAGCTTCCAGATCAATGAAGCCATCTGCATTCTTCGCCAACTGAACATGCGCCAACCTCCACTTCTCACACCCTTTCAACTTGGTGTAGCAATGCAATAAGCCAAATCTGTTGCCATCATGATTCCACCAGCACAAGGCTAGTGCAAGATCCAACTAAGAAAGAAAATGCAAAGACATGAATGTCGGGATGATTGAAAACACTGGTGCACGTTGGTGCGCCAGTGGTAACCAATTTCGGTCCGCCGACGGTAGCGTATTTCGTAGTAGTGGTACTTATCCTTTGTTCCAAATGCAAATATGGCTCTGATCTAATTGTTAATATAACAGACCATGCATCAAATGAATTTGCTAGCTTCTAGTGCAAGTTGTGGCCAAGTTAGGCGTAGGGGTAAGAAGTTCGTTATATTGTTCATGGATGACCTTGAAATCATGACGGTATGTTTTAATCCAACATGTTGTGCCTCCAAATTCCGTATATAGGTGCATTTAGTTGCGTCTTTGATCTAATTTAATTGTTGTTTCTTTCTTATAATTATGTCTAGACTATACCATGTAGCGTAATAGGTGACTTCATAGATCATATACATAGAAGCATTAATCAATTGGGATAGCTTGAAGTCAGCTTCGAGCAGGACTCACTGTCCATACCGTAGAGAACCTTCGTTGTTCAAATCACCAATGAGATAAACCGAATCCCTGGCCGTCGTTGGATAGAGATGTCGGAACGCTACAGGATGGAGCCTGGAACGAAGTGTCATTTCTACATGAATGATATACTCGGCCACACCTACTTCTATTACGAAGATCACACAAACTCTTCTTCGTCTGATCGTATGTATCATGATCCAAGAGATGTTGACGagatcaattttttttgaaagaaaggcaaaagatttgccttaaTTCATTAAATAAGTAGAAGTCATAGAACCAAGTTTTAGAGTTACAACTCCACCGAGGGAAAAGACTACTCTCCCGCAATCAAAATACCCAGATGTTTCGCACCGACTATAACCCAAGTTCTAGCTTCCGACTTAATTCTATCGAAGATGATGGTTGGCATAGTGCTCTTGTTTTTGAAGGTTCTCGCATTTCtctcattccaaatctcccaagcaACTAGCATGAGGAGAGAGGCCATAGCCTTCCTTCTTCCgtcatgagcaagaatcatggaagtCCACCAATGTTCCACACTATCAAACTCACTCCAAGTGGCGGGGTCAAAGTTGTGGATGTGAAGGCAATCCCTAATCATAGTCCAAATACGAAAGGAGAGGCGGCATTTGAATATAAGATGGGCCACCGACTCGTCATGACAACGACAAAGGGGGCAAATCCTCCCATTAGGCCACCCACGTCTCTCAAGGCGGTCCGCCGTCCAAACCCGTTTTTGTATGAGAAGCCAAGAAAAAAGCTTGCATTTTGGGGGCGTCCAAGCCTTCCAAATGACCATCTCCATGGGAGAGCGGATGGTTCCGGTGAATTGCGCCTTCTAGGCCGACGAGCAAGAGTATGCCCCGTTCGCGGTGAGCTTCCAAACAATAGAGTCCGGCACATCGTCTTGGAGAGCGATTTGTGAGGTATTTTGCCAAAGCAAGGTAAATTCATGGAGGTTTTGAACCGAGAGGCCCGCGAAAATGTCAAGATGTAGGATCCAAGCATCATTGTTGATTGACTTCCGGACGTTTCAAGTTTTTCTCTTAGAGATAGCATAGATGGAAGGCGCAATGCACTTCGGGCATAGGCCATAGGCCCAAGGATCGTCCCAAAAGCTAGCGTTATTTCCATCACCAATGGTGACTTTGGTCAACGAACAAAAAAGCTCCAAATCCTCGTTGTTGCAAGGGTTCTCCATTCCAACCCAAAGCTTGTCCGGTGAAGTCCAAGCAAGCCATGGCCAACGTAGGCGTAAAGCTCTCGCAAATTTATCCATGTTAAGGATACCCAATCCGCCAAGGTAGGTAGGGCGGCAAACCGTGGTCCAATTGACTTTGCACTTTCCACCGgtggtattttttttttgacaatcaataccacatatattcatagcaacaaataatacatggtagggatacatgaactgactctaacgattacaaaataaattcTAAAAAATAGTAACAAATCTTTGAGGTCTTCAATTTTTCTTTCTatttccagaacacaatcttgtactcttctgaaggcaacCAAAGATAGATAATGAACCATAAACCTGTAGATACCACTTTTAGGTTGCTAGCAATGTAACTATACCGGCAGTTTCAGTTATAACATAACAGAACTCAAACTGCCGTTGCCGCCGCCGGAACCACATCGAGTCGTCTGAACCAAACCACATTATTTCAGTATGCACACGTCACATTCCACCTCGTCTCCATTCCTCACGTCTCATCCATAGAACAGGCATGTGGGCCTTTCTTTGCGTGGCACCACGGCACTAGCGGACCCTCCCTGCCTATCTTGGCGTGCACAACACAACATTGCCGTTACACGAAACTTCTAGCGTGCGTTATCACAAACCATGATCACAGCCCCGCATTAAGATGTTCCAGTGCCAGCGCTAGCTACACTGCTCTCGCAGAGTTAGCTGATCAATTCTTCACACCCAGAGGCCGCTCAAGCTAGCAACGTCAATCCGCAGCTACGACCGGGGAGCAGCCAATCCATGGCCGTCGGCGCGGCGAGCAGGCGGTACATGGGGCCCCTCCTGTGCATCAACCTCGTCATGCACGGCGCCGTCCTCGGCATCGCCGGGTGGTCGATCAACAAGTTCATCGACCGCGAGACCCACCGCCGTGCGTGCAACAAGCCCTTCCCCTTCCACAaacgcgcatttctggcctctgCGATATGATTAACCTGACGCAGTATATGTGCAGATTTAGGAGGTAACACGGCGACGGGGTACCTGCTCGTCTTCTCGCTGATGGCCGGGGTGGTCGGCGCCTGCTCGGTTCTCCCCGGCCTGCTTCACGTCAGGGCGCCGTGCCGCGGCGAGAGCCTCGCCACAGCGGCCTCCACCGGGCTCGTCTCCTGGGCGCTCACCGCCCTCGCCTTCGGGTTACAAACTCGCACTGCCAGCgtataaaaaaatcagaaactcatgcagtTTCTATATATCTCACAAtgctgccatctttttcttcaaCATTTGCAGCCTCGCGTGCAAGCATGTCACCCTAGGGAACCGAGGAAGGCGCCTGGTAACAACCACGACACACATCGTTTGTCTATAATCTGATGTTCTCCTTCGCGTGATTTGGCTTGACGATTATATTTACGCGGTGCTGCCTCTGCCTGCAGAGGACACTGGAGGCGTTCATCACGATCTCGGCGCTGACACAGCTGCTCTACCTGATGCTGCTTCACGCCGGAACCCTCAGCAGCGTTTTTGGCCCGGACAGCCGGAATCAAGACCACTCTCAAGGTTGCTGCGAAATCCACCGTGAAGAGCTCGACAGGAGCCATAAGCAAGGGGCTCCAGAGTTTCCGTCCTCGGATGCATGACCAGCATCAGGCCGTTCCAGTATATGCCGTATCTTGGTACGATTGCGATATGTAGGCTCTCCATTACGTCTGTGTGCAGTTCCTGTAAGACCATCTCCAACACACACTCCGTATTTCGGACCGTATTTTTAGTCTATTTGGATCTGGATTTGGCGGCCCATGGATAAAAAATAGGCTGCGGTCTGGATGCGAGTGCCAGCGGTCCCAACGGCGGCTTCCAAATGTCCGTGGCCAGtagatgaatttttttaaaaaaaaatcatagttACCATTACCTTCCACGAATATTGAGCAAATAATTCACTAAAAAAGATAGAAGTTGAAGTTGCAACATAACTAGGTCAGATACAACTAGCCGGCACACCAGAGTTTTAAATGCATGATAAACAAATCACATTTCTCGAGTTaaaatcttcttcttcttgttgtttttGGCCTTCTCGCTGAGCAGAGGGCGATCTCCAACTCCTTCTGCTTGTTGTCCACCTCCTCTGTGGCCGCATAGGCATCGATCTCTTCAATCTCGAGTTTCTTGGTTTGTATCTCGTAGTAGTTCTTGACGGCCTTTTCCTTTTCCCGGTGATTCCTCTCCTCCCTCTTCTCGCTCGGCAATGAGCGTCAATGTCCGTCTtggtcatctccatcatcacttgCAAGGAGGCCTCTCGCTTGGCCTCGGCCTTAGAGCTCGTCCACCCCCTCGGCCTCTTCATCGGTGCACTTGGGGCCTCGCTATCAACATCGATGGCGTTGGACTTACCAGGCACGTTGGCATCATAGGAAGCATATAGGTCATGCTACTTGGGACAATCCTTGAGCGCCATCCAAAGTGGACCAAGTTGAAGTTTTTTTGGTCGTTGGCAATCTTGAATTGGCCCAAAGATTGGGTCATCAAGTCGGCAACGCCAAGGTCATTCACCTTACGCTTCTTCATCTTGTCGTAGGTGGCGTTGAACTTGGTAGTTTGTTCTTGGATCCACACCCACCTTTTCGTGAGCGAGGCCTGATGTCTAcgtacgcttctattcctgtagacagtgttgggcctccaagagcagaggtttgtagaacatcagcaagtttcccttaagtgaatcactcaaggtttatcgaattcagggaggtagaggtcaaagatatcccactcaagcaaccctgcaattaagatacaagaagtcccttgtgtccccgacacacctaatacacttgtcagatgtataggtgcactagttcggcgaagagatagtgaaatacaagtaatatggatgattgtaagtagtaattgcaatctgaaataaaaatgtcagcaagcaaacatgtagcagaacttgttggaaacggtgtttcaatgcttagaaacaaggccaagggatcatactttcactagtggacactctcaacaatgatcacataactgaataaataaatgctactttcaaacactctcttgttggataacaaacacgattcattgtgtagggctataaaagcacacctcaagccggagtaaacaacttcataaaggaatcacacacgatgcgcacactgtcaccgtcacaccgtggagagttaatccggagttcatattaaagtaacctctagagtgcataatagaccgttgcaatttagaccgagtactaacatagcatacacactgtcaacgatagctatgaaagggggaatagatcacatcaatactatcatagtaatagttaacttcataatctacaagagattacaatcataacctacaccaagtactacatgatgcacacactgcaactttacatcatggaggaggaatagactactttaataacatcactagagtagcacatagattaatagtgatacaaagctcatgatcacataaagatcacaccatgggagagagagatgaaccacatagctaccggtagagtcctcagcctcggggaagaactactccctccttatcatgggagatagcaacggcgatgaagatggcggtggtgtcgatggagatgactccgggggcaattccccgtcccggcggcatgccgaaacagagacttctatcccccgaacttggcttcgcgatggcggcggctacggaactcttcgtggaatatgactggatgttttagggttttcggacacggaggaatatataggcgaaggggcgatgtcggtggagtcccgaggtaggctccccacctggtggcgcgaccagggctgggcccgcgcccccctatggtgtgggcacctcgtggccccccttcgtctctccttcggactccgtgaagcccctggaaaaataagaacgtggccttttgtttcgtccaattccgagaatatttcctgtgtatgatttctgaaaccaaaaacaacagaaaacaggaactggcgcttcggcatcttgttaataggttagtaccggaaaatgcatcaaagtgatgtaaagtgtatataaaacatgtgagtattgtcataaaactagcatggaacataagaaattatagatacgtttgagacgtatcaaggcctcATTCCGGTCGCTCACAAAAGGGTGATCACCCAAATGGTTATGCTTGTGGAAGTAGTTGTGGATCTTCTTCCAAAATGTGCCACCCCTTTGTTGGGCACTACAAATTGGATCTTGTGCAACTTCCATCCATGCCTTGCAAAGGCACACGTCCTCAAGCTTGGTGATGTTCCTGGTCTAACGGGATGCTACTTTGGTAATGTTGCTCCTCCTCAAACAAGGGTGCCTCGCTGATGGATAAGGGGCTCCCTAGGTTCCACCTTGGGTGGCATTATGCTGCTTCTGGGTGTGCCACCAAAGGTGGCATCATGTTGCCCTTCGGTGCCACCTTCCGTGCCGCCACCGCCATTGATCACGTTGGCCATGGTGGCATCCATGGTATCGGCCCCATCGAAGTAGGACTGACACATGCAAGGGGTCGCATCAGCATTGCTAACTCAATGAACAAAACAAAGCGGCAAGCGAAATTATAGGTTTGTACCCGAATCTGAAGGTGAACCGGGTCGCGCCGCTATTTCATCGATCAAGTTGTGgggggcgggggaggaggggggCCTCTCGGCGACAGCCGCCTTGCGGGCTTCCTTTGCCCGGTACCCGATGAGCCGCTAACCGGCACGTTGAGGTTGATGGTTGGCAGTGGAGGGGCGGCTGGGGACTCGCCGACCTTGGGAGACTTTTCCCTTGAAAGTCGTGACATCGTTGGTCCCTTGTCAGCCGACGGCTTGGACGCAGTCGAGCTAGAACTATTGGCCAACGCGTTGGCCAGCACCTGGCCGCCCATCAGAAGCATCGCTTGCACCACCAGGGCCTCGGCGTTCGCGTGCGCCTGGACATTAGCCACACATGCCAACACATCGGCCTTTCTTGGGAGAGTTTGGTGGCGGCTAGCTTGGCCTTCACGTTCAAGCGGCGCTTGGCCCTCTAACCTGAATCTACAACTCGCTCCTCATGTGTGAGCTCCTTCTTCAGTTTGGCCAGTGATACCTTCGATCgggattatggattgtagtataATAAGCTTTTttcctagaagacctaggtttaat includes:
- the LOC124693070 gene encoding protein CURVATURE THYLAKOID 1A, chloroplastic-like, which codes for MAATAYSTALLGGAGPRLPAVAAAAPSSVLILRRGFSPLRLQDAPRLSVLRVKASSDDTSASAASGDELVDDLKAKWDAVENKSTVLTYAGGAIVGLWFSSVVVGAVNSLPLLPKIMELVGLGYTGWFVYRYLLFKESRKQLADDVESLKKSIAGAEEE
- the LOC124690626 gene encoding membrane protein PM19L-like codes for the protein MAVGAASRRYMGPLLCINLVMHGAVLGIAGWSINKFIDRETHRHLGGNTATGYLLVFSLMAGVVGACSVLPGLLHVRAPCRGESLATAASTGLVSWALTALAFGLACKHVTLGNRGRRLRTLEAFITISALTQLLYLMLLHAGTLSSVFGPDSRNQDHSQGCCEIHREELDRSHKQGAPEFPSSDA